From one Pan troglodytes isolate AG18354 chromosome 13, NHGRI_mPanTro3-v2.0_pri, whole genome shotgun sequence genomic stretch:
- the INHBB gene encoding inhibin beta B chain: MDGLPGRALGAACLLLLAVGWLGPEAWGSPTPPPSPAAPPPPPPPGAPGGSQDTCTSCGGFRRPEELGRVDGDFLEAVKRHILSRLQMRGRPNITHAVPKAAMVTALRKLHAGKVREDGRVEIPHLDGHASPGADGQERVSEIISFAETDGLASSRVRLYFFISNEGNQNLFVVQASLWLYLKLLPYVLEKGSRRKVRVKVYFQEQGHGDRWNMVEKRVDLKRSGWHTFPLTEAIQALFERGERRLNLDVQCDSCQELAVVPVFVDPAEESHRPFVVVQARLGDSRHRIRKRGLECDGRTNLCCRQQFFIDFRLIGWNDWIIAPTGYYGNYCEGSCPAYLAGVPGSASSFHTAVVNQYRMRGLNPGTVNSCCIPTKLSTMSMLYFDDEYNIVKRDVPNMIVEECGCA, encoded by the exons ATGGACGGGCTGCCCGGTCGGGCGCTGGGGGCCGCCTGCCTTCTGCTGCTGGCGGTCGGCTGGCTGGGGCCTGAGGCCTGGGGCTCACCCACGCCCCCGCCGTCGCCTGCCGCGCCGCCGCCACCCCCGCCACCCGGAGCCCCGGGTGGCTCGCAGGACACCTGTACGTCGTGCGGCGGCTTCCGGCGGCCAGAGGAGCTCGGCCGAGTGGACGGCGACTTCCTGGAGGCGGTGAAGCGGCACATCTTGAGCCGCCTGCAGATGCGGGGCCGGCCCAACATCACGCACGCCGTGCCTAAGGCCGCCATGGTCACGGCCCTGCGCAAGCTGCACGCGGGCAAGGTGCGCGAGGACGGCCGCGTGGAGATCCCGCACCTCGACGGCCACGCCAGCCCGGGCGCCGACGGCCAGGAGCGCGTTTCCGAAATCATCAGCTTCGCCGAGACAG ATGGCCTCGCCTCCTCCCGGGTCCGCCTATACTTCTTCATCTCCAACGAAGGCAACCAGAACCTGTTTGTGGTCCAGGCCAGCCTGTGGCTTTACCTGAAACTCCTGCCCTACGTCCTGGAGAAGGGCAGCCGGCGGAAGGTGCGGGTCAAAGTGTACTTCCAGGAGCAGGGCCACGGTGACAGGTGGAACATGGTGGAGAAGAGGGTGGACCTCAAGCGCAGCGGCTGGCATACCTTCCCACTCACGGAGGCCATCCAGGCCTTGTTTGAGCGGGGCGAGCGGCGACTCAACCTAGACGTGCAGTGTGACAGCTGCCAGGAGCTGGCCGTGGTGCCGGTGTTCGTGGACCCAGCCGAAGAGTCGCACCGGCCCTTTGTGGTGGTGCAGGCTCGGCTGGGCGACAGCAGGCACCGCATTCGCAAGCGAGGCCTGGAGTGCGATGGCCGGACCAACCTCTGTTGCAGGCAACAGTTCTTCATTGACTTCCGCCTCATCGGCTGGAACGACTGGATCATAGCACCCACCGGCTACTACGGGAACTACTGTGAGGGCAGCTGCCCAGCCTACCTGGCGGGGGTCCCCggctctgcctcctccttccaCACGGCTGTGGTGAACCAGTACCGCATGCGGGGTCTGAACCCCGGCACGGTGAACTCCTGCTGCATTCCCACCAAGCTGAGCACCATGTCCATGCTGTACTTTGATGATGAGTACAACATCGTCAAGCGGGACGTGCCCAACATGATTGTGGAGGAGTGCGGCTGCGCCTGA